In a single window of the Raphanus sativus cultivar WK10039 chromosome 9, ASM80110v3, whole genome shotgun sequence genome:
- the LOC108824176 gene encoding uncharacterized protein LOC108824176 yields MAEDLVLDTAIRDWVLIPLSVVMVLIGILRYLVSKLMRSSPSPDAKMVKEGQVIIRARNLKAAANFIPLRSFRTRRLYFSNEENGLLHVPKGQATNPQAQMFSDPNMAMDMMKKNLSMIIPQTLTFAWVNFFFSGFVAAKIPFPLTQRFRSMLQNGIDLSTVDVSYVSSRSWYFLNLFGLRGLFSLILGDENAIDDTQRMMQMGGFGFDASKSLGAEKDGLDIIQHDWALPRFEQRAESVLRKLVK; encoded by the exons ATGGCGGAGGATCTGGTTCTAGATACGGCGATTAGAGATTGGGTTCTGATCCCTCTCTCTGTTGTGATGGTTCTCATCGGTATCCTCCGATACTTGGTCTCCAAGCTCATGcgttcttctccatctcctgaTGCTAAGATGGTCAAAGAAGG TCAAGTCATTATCAGAGCTCGGAATCTAAAAGCCGCCGCCAATTTCATCCCGTTGAGATCATTCCGCACTCGTAGACTCTACTTTAGCAACGAG GAGAATGGTTTGCTACACGTTCCCAAGGGCCAAGCCACAAACCCTCAAGCTCAGATGTTTTCTGATCCTAACATGGCCATGGATATGATGAAGAAGAACCTTTCCATGATTATTCCCCAG acgCTCACTTTTGCATGggtcaacttcttcttctctggaTTTGTTGCAG CCAAAATACCGTTCCCACTGACCCAGAGGTTCAGATCAATGTTACAAAATGGCATCGACTTGAGCACTGTCGATGTTAGCTATGTGAGTAGTCGTTCCTG GTACTTCTTGAACTTGTTTGGATTAAGAGGCTTGTTCAGTCTCATTCTCGGGGATGAAAATG CCATTGATGACACACAACGGATGATGCAAATGGGTGGGTTTGGATTTGATGCATCAAAG AGCTTGGGTGCGGAGAAAGATGGTCTGGACATAATTCAGCACGATTGGGCTCTACCTCGATTCGAGCAGCGTGCAGAGTCCGTATTGAGAAAACTCGTGAAGTAG
- the LOC108824943 gene encoding uncharacterized protein LOC108824943, with translation MRKLWNTFCLNAKRQERCGSFALGPSPLNHVSAQFENRQNTPPDILSKAIAFLREWETAHTALDQRPRIKPPQVPIQLSAPSIITCNTDAAWNKDSGEAGLAWIFKDQSGAEVSRGCQHQLHVSSPLMAEALAIRAALGHAVSLNINTIWLRSDCKGLVQSITVNQRSVELYGVLSDIESIVASSFSFFYVSFVSRSVNGPADAWAKNSLCTKLSVMGSGPH, from the exons ATGAGGAAACTCTGGAATACATTCTGTTTGAATGCGAAACGGCAAGAAAGGTGTGGGAGCTTTGCCCTTGGTCCATCTCCTTTGAACCACGTTTCTGCTCAG TTTGAGAATCGACAAAACACTCCTCCAGATATCCTCTCAAAAGCGATAGCTTTCCTACGAGAATGGGAAACGGCCCACACAGCTCTCGATCAACGCCCTCGCATCAAACCACCGCAGGTCCCGATTCAGCTCTCAGCGCCGTCGATCATCACATGCAACACAGATGCAGCGTGGAACAAAGACTCCGGGGAAGCAGGCTTAGCATGGATCTTCAAGGACCAATCGGGAGCAGAAGTCTCTAGGGGATGTCAACATCAACTTCACGTCTCCTCTCCGCTCATGGCGGAGGCGTTGGCGATTCGGGCGGCTTTAGGGCATGCGGTCTCGCTCAACATCAACACCATCTGGCTCCGGTCAGACTGCAAGGGACTAGTACAGTCCATCACCGTGAATCAACGATCTGTGGAACTCTACGGCGTTCTTTCAGACATTGAATCGATCGTcgcttcttccttttcttttttctacGTCTCTTTTGTTTCTAGATCTGTAAACGGGCCTGCTGATGCTTGGGCCAAAAACTCCCTCTGTACCAAACTCTCAGTGATGGGCTCGGGCCCTCACTAG
- the LOC108835190 gene encoding uncharacterized protein LOC108835190: MTVEGVNPKAYPLADSQLAITILDLVQQATNYKQLKKGANEATKTLNRGISEFVVMAADAEPLEILLHLPLLAEDKNVPYVFVPSKQALGRACGVTRPVIACSVTSNDASQLKSQIQQLKDAIEKLLI; this comes from the exons ATGACGGTTGAAGGAGTGAACCCTAAGGCGTACCCGTTGGCCGATTCTCAGCTAGCCATAACAATCCTCGATCTTGTTCAACAAGCTACCAACTACAAACAGCTCAAGAAAGGAGCCAATGAAGCTACCAAGACTTTGAACCGTGGTATCTCTGAGTTCGTGGTTATGGCTGCTGACGCTGAGCCTCTCGagatccttcttcatcttcctttacTGGCTGAAGACAAG AATGTGCCGTATGTGTTTGTGCCATCGAAGCAAGCCCTTGGAAGAGCATGTGGTGTGACAAGACCCGTGATTGCTTGCTCTGTTACATCAAACGATGCTAGCCAGTTGAAATCTCAGATTCAGCAGCTTAAGGATGCTATTGAGAAACTCCTCATCTAA